One Leishmania major strain Friedlin complete genome, chromosome 29 DNA segment encodes these proteins:
- the LPG3 gene encoding putative lipophosphoglycan biosynthetic protein (previous protein_id=AAZ09526.1), producing the protein MANSSLLRVVLVALLLLGSVTVSAGDGRGTPIAFQAEVSKMLDILVNSLYTNRAVFLRELISNGSDALDKIRVLYLTSPKEPLTKDGEAPTMDLRISFDKEKSELILRDGGVGMTKEELAKHLGSLGTSGTKHFLEKLQEGVGAGGGDQNNLIGQFGVGFYSVFLVGDRVRVASKSDDSDEQYVWESKGDGQYFLYPDPRGNTLGRGTEITIELKPDAEQFLSAETIKKTIHQYSEFINFPIYVQEEVEVASTAATPEPAAEEGSLDEGAVEEDSDKEGGTQGVAKERRWVLVNENRPIWTRPIGNVTEEEYHKFYKAFSGDYRDPLYFSHFKVEGEVDFDSILFVPTTVDPASFSDDNAAPNTNIKLYVRRVFITDEFRDLLPRYLNFVKGIVDSNDLPLNVSREVLQESRILRVIKKKLVRKTLSMFADIAAQDEAIADGKQVENPALSGHTHLKKPAYTKFWELYGKHLRLGVMLDSNNRNRLTKLFRYKSSRSESEYISLQTYVDRMKKGQKGIYYLSGDSVARIKKSPVLEDAVNHDVEVIFMTDAIDEYVVSQLTDFAGKKLINLAKEGVQFEESDARQRVADRKRKEKYDSFFTHLRVLFGYSEVRKVILTKRMTNEAFIVSSGENQITARLASIMRGQSMSLANQQMTAERVLEVNYRHPLVDEMFKRFTVDENDEVATDIAWVLYDTANLQAEFPVADVAAYSKRINRLLRSSVDLSADDSLLPPDDAEYTVSDTEAEEEEEQPKVDANADEKAEAVDEGDL; encoded by the coding sequence ATGGCGAACTCGAGCTTGCTCCGCGTGGTGCTcgtggcactgctgctgctgggctcCGTCACGGTGTCCGCTGGTGATGGCCGCGGCACCCCCATCGCCTTCCAGGCAGAGGTGTCGAAGATGCTGGACATCCTCGTCAACTCCCTTTACACCAACCGCGCTGTTTTCTTGCGCGAGCTGATATcgaacggcagcgacgcactTGACAAGATTCGTGTACTCTACCTCACCTCCCCCAAGGAGCCGCTCACCAAGGATGGCGAGGCCCCGACGATGGACCTCCGCATCTCCTTCGacaaggagaagagcgagcTCATTctgcgcgacggcggtgtcggcaTGACGAAGGAGGAACTGGCAAAGCATCTCGGCTCCCTCGGCACCTCCGGCACCAAGCACTTTCTCGAGAAGCTTCAGGAGGGtgtcggcgctggtggcggcgaccAAAACAACCTGATTGGCCAGTTTGGCGTCGGCTTCTACTCGGTCTTCCTCGTCGGCGaccgcgtgcgcgtcgcgTCCAAgagcgacgacagcgacgagcagTATGTCTGGGAGTCTAAGGGAGATGGACAGTACTTCCTCTACCCCGACCCTCGCGGCAATACGCTCGGCCGCGGCACCGAGATCACCATCGAGCTAAAGCCAGACGCTGAGCAGTTCCTGTCCGCTGAAACGATCAAGAAGACGATTCATCAGTACAGCGAGTTCATCAACTTCCCCATCTACGTccaggaggaggtggaggtggcgagcacggcagcgacgccggagccggccgcggaggaggggagcCTCGACGAGGgtgccgtggaggaggactCGGACAAGGAGGGGGGCACACAGGGCGTTGCAAAGGAGAGGCGCTGGGTGCTGGTGAACGAGAACCGCCCGATCTGGACCCGTCCGATCGGCAAcgtgacggaggaggagtacCACAAGTTCTACAAGGCCTTCTCCGGCGACTACCGTGACCCCTTGTACTTCAGCCACTTCAaggtggagggagaggtggatTTCGACTCGATCCTCTTCGTTCCCACCACCGTGGATCCGGCGTCCTTCTCCGACGACAACGCTGCCCCAAACACGAACATCAAGCTGTACGTGCGCCGCGTCTTCATCACGGACGAGTTCCGCGACTTGCTGCCGCGCTACCTGAACTTTGTCAAGGGCATTGTGGACAGCAACGACTTGCCGCTGAACGTGTCGCgtgaggtgctgcaggagagCCGTATTCTGCGCGTGATCAAGAAGAAACTTGTGCGCAAGACGCTGAGCATGTTCGCCGACATTGCGGCGCAGGACGAGGCGATCGCGGACGGGAAGCAGGTGGAGAACCCGGCTCTGTCtggacacacgcacctcaAGAAGCCGGCCTACACCAAGTTCTGGGAGCTGTATGGCAAGCATCTCCGTCTCGGTGTCATGCTGGACAGCAACAACCGCAATCGCCTCACGAAGCTGTTCCGCTACAAGTCCAGTAGAAGTGAAAGCGAGTACATCAGCCTCCAGACCTACGTGGACCGCATGAAGAAAGGGCAGAAGGGCATCTACTACCTCTCCGGCGACTCGGTGGCGCGGATCAAGAAGTCCccggtgctggaggacgcCGTCAACCACGATGTTGAGGTGATCTTCATGACGGACGCCATCGACGAGTACGTTGTGTCGCAGCTGACTGACTTTGCGGGCAAGAAGCTCATCAACCTCGCaaaggagggggtgcagTTTGAGGAGAGCGACGCGCGGCAGCGAGTGGCTGATAGAAAGCGCAAGGAGAAGTACGATTCCTTCTTCACTcacctgcgcgtgctctTCGGGTACTCGGAGGTGCGCAAGGTTATCTTGACGAAACGCATGACGAATGAGGCATTTATTGTGTCCTCCGGTGAGAACCAGATCACGGCGCGCCTGGCCAGCATCATGCGCGGCCAATCAATGTCCCTCGCTAACCAGCAGATGACTGCCGAGCGTGTGTTGGAGGTGAACTACCGCCACCCGCTGGTGGACGAGATGTTCAAGCGCTTCACCGTGGACGAGAATGACGAGGTGGCGACAGACATCGCGTGGGTGCTGTACGATACGGCAAACTTGCAGGCCGAGTTCCCGGTGGCGGACGTGGCTGCCTACTCGAAGCGCATTAACCGTCtgctccgcagcagcgttgACCTGAGCGCGGAcgactcgctgctgccgccggacGACGCCGAGTACACCGTCTCCGACACAGAGGctgaggaagaggaggagcagccgAAGGTTGACGCCAATGCGGACGAGAAAGCTGAAGCAGTGGACGAGGGCGATCTGTAA
- a CDS encoding conserved hypothetical protein (previous protein_id=AAZ09527.1) translates to MASRHSSGGFSSSSAGDAVKSARATTDSVQGLLRAARQNPEKELGIPLDEVERRQREACKARQFVSESTSRKFDVKSSARAQQIMNQGVDKYQREKRQRDLRHNLSMLRKLQVVLCVFGAGLFGWLAVSYLLPRYFAVQDRQRCMQLRYERAQRSLGGIGDGGAAGAAATLPVGPVVRIFRVEDEGEGGTKRTIQ, encoded by the coding sequence ATGGCTAGTCGccacagcagtggcggcttCAGCTCGTCATCTGCGGGCGATGCGGTGAAGTCGGCCCGAGCGACCACCGACAGCGTCCAGGGGTTGCTTCGCGCTGCACGTCAAAATCCGGAGAAGGAGCTTGGCATCCCATTGGATGAGGTGGAGAGACGTCAGAGAGAGGCGTGTAAGGCACGCCAGTTTGTGAGCGAGTCTACAAGCCGTAAGTTTGATGTGAAGAGCTCGGCGCGAGCGCAGCAGATTATGAACCAGGGGGTTGACAAGTACCAGCGAGAAAAACGTCAGAGGGACCTGAGGCACAATCTGTCGATGCTGCGCAAACTGCAGGTGGTGCTGTGTGTCTTCGGCGCCGGCTTGTTTGGTTGGCTGGCCGTGTCGTACCTGCTGCCGCGTTACTTCGCCGTGCAAGACCGCCAACGTTGCATGCAGTTGCGCTacgagcgcgcgcagcggagcCTGGGGGGCatcggcgacggtggtgctgccggcgccgcggccacgcTGCCGGTTGGCCCGGTGGTGCGCATCTTTCGCGTGGAGGACGAAGGTGAGGGTGGCACGAAGCGCACCATTCAGTGA